A segment of the Prochlorococcus marinus str. MIT 9215 genome:
TCTGAAACAGTCAATTTTTCTTTCAATTTTTTATATGTAAACCTTAATAAGGTTAGCGTATGTTGACTCAAAATCGTTAATATCTATTAAACAGATAAATATTATTATGATCCCTTTAGTTTTAGAAGAATCTGGTGGTAGTGAAAGAGTCTTTGATATTTATTCGAGATTACTTAGAGAGAGAATAATCTTTTTAGGAGAACAAGTTACTAGTGAAACTGCTAATAGAATTGTTGCTCAATTATTATTCCTTGAAGCTGAGGATCCCGAAAAAGATATTTACATGTACATAAATTCTCCAGGAGGATCTGTTTATGATGGTTTAGGTATCTTCGATACCATGCAGCACGTTAAGCCCGATATTCATACGGTTTGTGTTGGTTTGGCCGCTAGTATGGGAGCTTTTTTGTTAGCTGCAGGAACTAAGGGAAAAAGAAGTAGCCTTAGGCATTCAAGAATAATGATTCATCAACCACTTGGAGGTGCTAGAGGTCAAGCTAGTGATATAAGAATTCAAGCAGATGAAATCTTATTCTTAAAAGAACGTCTTAACACTGAGTTGTCAGAGAGAACTGGTAAGGATTTTGAAACTATTAAAGAAGATACTGATAGAGATTTTTATATGTCCCCAAAAGAGGCAGTTGAGTATGGATTAATAGATTTGGTGCTGGATAAGAAACCTGGTAAGTTTTAACTTAATAATTGCGGTGTTCTTTCTTTCTCAGGTATGGTAGTGAATTTAGAAAGAATGTTAACAAATTCTTCACCGTCTAAAGTTTCTTTTTCTATTAGTAAATCTACTATTTTATCCATAGCTTCTCTATTTTTGTAGACTATATCGTAAGTTTCCTTATAACATTGCTTAACCATTACCCTTACACTTTCGTCAATTTGTTTGGAAATTGAATCAGATACTTCACTTCTAGTCATCAAATCTCTTCCAACAAAAACTTCTTGATTGCCCCCTTCCAAAGCTATAGGTCCTAAATTACTCATCCCAAATCTTGTGACCATTTGCCTTGCCATTTGAGCGACTTGTTGGAAATCTCCGCCAGCACCGGTTGTTATTTCACCTTCACCAAATACAACATCTTCAGCGGCTCTTCCTCCAAGAGCACCCATTATTCTCGCTTTTAAATTTGCTCTACTTATAAGTGATTGATCATCATCTGGAGTAAACCAAGTTAAGCCTTTTGCTTGTCCTCTTGGAATGACAGTTACTTTCT
Coding sequences within it:
- the clpP gene encoding ATP-dependent Clp endopeptidase proteolytic subunit ClpP, translated to MIPLVLEESGGSERVFDIYSRLLRERIIFLGEQVTSETANRIVAQLLFLEAEDPEKDIYMYINSPGGSVYDGLGIFDTMQHVKPDIHTVCVGLAASMGAFLLAAGTKGKRSSLRHSRIMIHQPLGGARGQASDIRIQADEILFLKERLNTELSERTGKDFETIKEDTDRDFYMSPKEAVEYGLIDLVLDKKPGKF